From a region of the Candidatus Eisenbacteria bacterium genome:
- a CDS encoding ABC transporter ATP-binding protein: MLELEATHVHYGAIHALKGVSISVEEGQIVTLVGANGAGKSTTLRAISGLLKPSAGAIRYRGNSIAGRPAHEIVKLGISHVPEGRIVFANLSVGDNLDLGAYLRRDRAGIAEDLKRIFRLFPRLEERRRQPSGTLSGGEQQMLAIGRALMARPKLLLMDEPSLGLAPLLVREIFAVIREIRGQGTTIVLVEQNARMALAVADRGYVLETGQVCLADRADALLANPSVQAAYLGGAA, encoded by the coding sequence CTGCTCGAGCTCGAGGCGACGCACGTCCACTACGGGGCGATCCACGCGCTCAAGGGAGTCTCGATCTCGGTCGAGGAGGGGCAGATCGTCACCCTGGTCGGCGCGAACGGGGCAGGGAAGAGCACGACCCTCCGCGCGATCTCGGGCCTATTGAAGCCCAGCGCCGGCGCGATCCGCTATCGCGGGAATTCGATCGCGGGGCGTCCCGCCCACGAGATCGTGAAGCTCGGGATCTCCCACGTTCCCGAGGGTCGGATCGTCTTCGCGAATCTCTCGGTCGGCGACAACCTCGACCTGGGCGCCTACCTCCGCCGGGACCGCGCCGGGATCGCCGAGGATCTGAAGCGGATCTTCCGCCTCTTCCCGCGGCTCGAGGAGCGCCGGCGTCAGCCGTCCGGGACCCTGAGCGGCGGCGAGCAGCAGATGCTCGCGATCGGGCGGGCCTTGATGGCCCGGCCGAAGCTGCTTCTCATGGACGAGCCCTCCCTGGGGCTGGCGCCACTCCTGGTTCGAGAGATCTTCGCGGTCATCCGGGAGATCCGCGGGCAGGGGACGACGATCGTCCTGGTGGAGCAGAACGCGCGGATGGCGCTGGCGGTGGCCGACCGGGGCTACGTGCTCGAGACCGGACAGGTCTGCCTCGCCGATCGGGCCGACGCGCTCCTGGCCAACCCGTCGGTCCAGGCCGCGTACCTGGGAGGGGCGGCGTGA
- the selA gene encoding L-seryl-tRNA(Sec) selenium transferase, whose product MPRRSGRRAPGQPVGPGRVPGRGGVSAGGARRNGARGKLRAIPSVESLLQTQALAELGARVPRSVVVGAARETLAALRDSLRRGAQGSAPSVESLAAETRRRAEQSLVPSLKSVINATGVILHTHLGRATLPETAVAAVTEAARSYTNLEIDLESGKRGSRMAHLEPLLRQLLGAPAVLVVNNNAAAMLLALNTLASGREAVISRGHLVEIGGSFRIPEILERAGATLREVGTTNRTRLRDYEGAIGPKTGLLLRVHASNFAIVGFSESVSREDLVRLARRKKIPLLEDVGSGALIDLRQLGLPEEPLLKEALAEGVPLACASGDKLLGGPQAGILAGTKRMIEACRANPMARALRVDKLTLAALEATLRLYRDPETLRAAVPVLRMLGEPADTVRARARRVVRGLGAELAVLTGAEVIASTAEVGGGSMPLARVPSYAVSVRAPRGKIADLARALRLGPDPVLGRIEADRLLLDMRTVAKSEVPRLIASLVRASREGEQG is encoded by the coding sequence CTGCCTCGCCGATCGGGCCGACGCGCTCCTGGCCAACCCGTCGGTCCAGGCCGCGTACCTGGGAGGGGCGGCGTGAGCGCGGGCGGCGCGCGGCGGAACGGGGCGCGCGGCAAGCTCCGCGCGATCCCCTCGGTCGAATCGCTTCTCCAAACCCAGGCGCTCGCCGAGCTCGGGGCGCGCGTTCCGCGGAGCGTCGTGGTGGGGGCCGCGCGCGAGACGCTCGCCGCTCTGCGCGACTCGCTCCGCCGCGGCGCGCAGGGCAGCGCGCCCTCGGTCGAATCGCTTGCGGCCGAGACACGGCGCCGCGCGGAGCAGAGCCTCGTCCCGAGCTTGAAATCGGTGATCAATGCGACCGGCGTCATCCTCCACACGCACCTGGGGCGCGCGACCCTCCCCGAAACCGCGGTCGCCGCGGTTACCGAGGCGGCCCGCTCGTACACGAATCTGGAAATCGATCTGGAGAGCGGGAAGCGCGGCTCCCGCATGGCCCATCTGGAGCCGCTCCTCCGCCAACTCCTGGGCGCGCCCGCGGTCCTCGTCGTGAACAACAACGCCGCGGCGATGCTCCTGGCTCTGAACACGTTGGCTTCCGGCCGGGAGGCGGTGATCTCCCGGGGTCACTTGGTCGAGATCGGCGGCTCGTTCCGGATTCCCGAGATTCTCGAGCGGGCCGGAGCGACCCTCCGCGAGGTCGGGACGACGAACCGGACCCGGCTCCGGGACTACGAAGGCGCCATCGGGCCCAAGACCGGGCTCCTCCTCCGGGTCCACGCCAGCAACTTCGCGATCGTCGGGTTTTCCGAGAGCGTGTCCCGCGAGGATTTGGTCCGCCTCGCCCGACGGAAGAAGATTCCGCTGCTCGAGGACGTCGGAAGCGGGGCGCTGATCGATCTGAGACAGCTCGGGCTTCCGGAGGAGCCGCTCTTGAAAGAAGCTCTGGCCGAAGGGGTCCCCTTGGCGTGCGCGAGCGGCGACAAGCTCCTCGGCGGTCCTCAGGCGGGGATCCTCGCCGGGACGAAACGGATGATCGAGGCCTGCCGCGCGAACCCGATGGCGCGCGCGCTCCGCGTCGACAAGCTCACGCTCGCCGCGCTCGAAGCCACGCTCCGTCTCTATCGCGATCCGGAGACGCTCCGCGCCGCGGTCCCGGTGCTCCGGATGCTGGGAGAGCCCGCGGACACCGTGCGCGCCCGCGCGCGGCGCGTGGTGCGCGGTCTCGGTGCGGAACTCGCTGTCCTGACGGGCGCGGAGGTGATAGCCTCCACCGCCGAGGTGGGGGGAGGCTCGATGCCGCTCGCGCGCGTGCCTTCCTACGCTGTATCGGTACGCGCGCCGCGGGGGAAGATCGCCGATCTGGCGCGCGCGCTGCGCCTGGGTCCCGATCCGGTTCTCGGTCGGATCGAGGCAGATCGGCTGCTCCTCGACATGAGGACCGTCGCGAAAAGCGAAGTGCCGCGGCTGATCGCGTCGCTCGTCCGGGCGTCTCGGGAGGGGGAACAAGGGTGA
- the smc gene encoding chromosome segregation protein SMC produces MFLKRLDIQGFKSFPQRVRVEFGPGITSVVGPNGSGKTNIVEAIRWVLGEQNMRHLRGDTLEDVIFTGSAHRKPLGMAEVSLTMVNNRGVLPSEYTEVMIARRTFRSGQSEYSINRNACRLKDVRELFLDTGMGSHAYSLIERGMVDNVLSDESGHRRFLFEEAAGIMRYKTRKKEALQKLDLTLTDLTRVSDIIAEIEREVRSLARQVGKARRYGRLKDEIRRIDLGLAKEEYDRIAKETGALRDERAGAENRRAAMGGVLARHEAELEQHKLELLKREGEVRLAQEALSEHEARGASLLNEVAVLRERRAGLVEKLEHARSESSRLRQSVEEVRSHAERLTAERARLDQTQAERDSEERRLLAKLAGLGPDLEQRRTALAERKQLSLDLFEARVLQESSARAWKEKRAELANRREELGKQRASLALEEETLRAGLQGIERLMTGTAAEVERAKAGVQAALASIAEAESKIAEQDGLEMRAREAQAALEARHATLRELKERYEGYDASVRWLVAGPSRPARILGTVGDVLQASGEWLTALEAALGEAVQFIVAERTDAALQALQALEGSGEGRATFISLDRLSRFRVTPLSDEVSQAPGVLGPLLDHVRFEPGYVALASFLLSGVVVVDSIEAGLKLNERFAAERLHFVTRRGERVVGPGIFHGGSGSTRAGSVLRREDELTGLAGEIEASARALAGTVKVSEQFRQVRAAAVAELEEANRTLAVAEQAHRAQESRRAELTIRGDAMVQMAGSLAASLAAVEAEHTRALAETESAMAALQTADEERGRVDGILAQEETAVREIELERERSVAQHAEARIEATRSRAAVESSLKEIERLMASAAEAERDIRSRDEEAALTEKRIQETDALSAQREGELAQEVERKTEREMILQKSRDRFGEVMGLADDFEARTREHRREHAELTERLHRAELEQAEADGDNRRLIERIRNEYEVDLATYVPPVEGAIAEGESGAENALAEVEDVDVEAEEGRVPDEAIVDRGAASDTSPGAAPVLAGAPREDREARLRFLGEKLRAVGPVNLLALQDYDERRERLRFLTGQRQDLDDARQSLLEAIQKINGTASQLFLDTFALVNTNFQKVFTSLFEGGEAALLLTGEDPLEAEIEILARPRGKKPQSLSLLSGGEKALTAIALLFAIYLVKPSPFCILDEVDAPLDDANIDRFVRLLREFSEKTQFIVVTHNKKTMEVADCLYGVTMEELGVSKLVSVRWNRERPAEIEPAPEELAPVES; encoded by the coding sequence GTGTTCCTAAAACGGCTCGACATCCAGGGATTCAAATCCTTCCCCCAGCGCGTCCGGGTCGAGTTCGGCCCCGGCATTACGTCGGTCGTGGGACCGAACGGCAGCGGCAAGACGAACATCGTCGAGGCGATCCGCTGGGTGCTGGGCGAGCAGAACATGCGTCACCTCCGCGGGGATACGCTGGAAGACGTGATCTTCACGGGGTCGGCGCACCGCAAGCCGCTCGGCATGGCGGAAGTCTCCCTCACGATGGTGAACAACCGGGGCGTTCTGCCTTCGGAATACACGGAGGTCATGATCGCCCGGAGAACGTTCCGGAGCGGGCAGAGCGAGTACTCGATCAATCGGAACGCGTGCCGGCTCAAGGACGTCCGCGAGCTCTTCCTGGACACCGGGATGGGATCGCACGCCTATTCGCTGATCGAGCGAGGCATGGTCGACAACGTGCTCTCCGACGAGAGCGGGCACCGGCGGTTCCTCTTCGAGGAAGCGGCGGGCATCATGCGGTACAAGACCCGGAAGAAGGAGGCGCTCCAGAAGCTCGACCTCACGCTCACCGATCTCACGCGCGTGAGCGACATCATCGCGGAGATCGAGAGGGAGGTTCGCTCCCTCGCGCGGCAGGTGGGCAAGGCGCGCCGCTACGGGCGGCTCAAGGATGAGATCCGCCGGATCGATCTCGGCCTCGCGAAGGAGGAGTACGACCGGATCGCGAAGGAGACGGGCGCCCTCCGCGACGAGCGGGCGGGAGCCGAGAATCGCCGCGCCGCGATGGGAGGCGTTCTCGCGCGTCACGAAGCGGAGCTGGAGCAGCACAAGCTGGAGCTCCTGAAGCGCGAGGGGGAGGTCCGCCTCGCTCAGGAGGCCCTGAGCGAGCACGAAGCGCGCGGGGCGTCGCTTCTGAACGAGGTCGCGGTGCTCCGCGAGCGGCGCGCCGGCCTGGTCGAGAAGCTGGAGCACGCCCGCTCCGAATCGAGCCGGCTTCGGCAGAGCGTCGAGGAAGTCCGCTCGCATGCGGAGCGGCTGACCGCGGAGCGCGCGCGTCTCGATCAGACCCAGGCGGAGCGCGACTCCGAGGAGCGGCGTCTCTTGGCCAAGCTGGCCGGGCTGGGCCCCGATCTCGAGCAGCGCCGCACCGCGCTCGCGGAGAGGAAGCAGCTCTCCCTCGATCTCTTCGAAGCCCGCGTGCTTCAGGAGAGCTCGGCCCGCGCGTGGAAGGAAAAGCGCGCGGAGCTCGCCAACCGGCGCGAGGAGCTCGGCAAGCAGCGCGCATCGCTCGCCCTCGAAGAGGAGACCCTGCGCGCCGGGCTTCAGGGGATCGAGCGCTTGATGACGGGAACGGCCGCGGAGGTGGAGCGCGCGAAGGCGGGCGTTCAGGCGGCCCTCGCCTCCATCGCGGAGGCGGAATCGAAGATCGCGGAGCAGGACGGGTTGGAAATGCGGGCCCGGGAAGCGCAGGCGGCCCTCGAGGCGCGCCATGCGACGCTCCGCGAGCTCAAGGAGCGCTACGAAGGCTACGACGCGAGCGTTCGCTGGCTGGTCGCGGGGCCGAGCCGGCCGGCGAGGATCCTCGGCACGGTGGGCGACGTGCTCCAGGCCTCCGGCGAGTGGCTCACCGCGCTCGAGGCGGCCCTGGGCGAAGCCGTGCAGTTCATCGTGGCCGAGCGGACCGACGCCGCCCTCCAGGCTCTTCAGGCGCTGGAGGGGAGCGGCGAGGGCCGCGCGACGTTCATCTCCCTCGACCGACTCTCCCGTTTCCGGGTCACGCCCCTCTCCGATGAAGTCTCGCAAGCGCCCGGCGTGCTCGGGCCGCTTCTCGACCACGTGCGATTCGAGCCCGGCTACGTCGCGCTCGCGTCGTTCCTTCTCTCCGGCGTCGTCGTGGTCGACTCGATCGAGGCGGGGCTCAAGCTGAACGAGCGCTTCGCCGCCGAGAGGCTGCACTTCGTCACGCGGCGCGGGGAGCGGGTCGTCGGCCCGGGAATCTTCCACGGCGGAAGCGGCTCCACTCGCGCCGGGTCGGTGCTCCGCCGCGAGGACGAGCTGACCGGGCTCGCCGGGGAGATCGAGGCCTCCGCCCGCGCCCTGGCCGGGACGGTCAAGGTCTCCGAGCAGTTCCGCCAGGTCCGCGCCGCGGCCGTGGCCGAGTTGGAGGAGGCGAATCGGACCCTCGCCGTCGCGGAGCAGGCCCATCGCGCCCAGGAGTCGAGGCGGGCGGAGCTCACGATCCGCGGAGACGCGATGGTCCAGATGGCGGGCTCGCTGGCGGCGTCGCTTGCGGCCGTCGAGGCCGAGCACACGCGCGCCCTCGCCGAGACGGAGAGCGCCATGGCCGCACTCCAGACCGCCGACGAGGAGCGCGGACGCGTGGACGGCATCCTCGCCCAGGAGGAGACGGCGGTCCGCGAGATCGAGCTGGAGCGGGAGCGGTCGGTCGCCCAGCACGCGGAGGCCCGCATCGAGGCGACCCGTTCGCGCGCCGCGGTCGAGTCGAGCCTCAAGGAGATCGAGCGGCTCATGGCGAGCGCCGCCGAGGCCGAGCGCGACATCCGGAGCCGAGATGAAGAGGCGGCGCTCACCGAGAAGCGCATCCAGGAGACCGACGCCCTCAGCGCCCAGCGCGAAGGCGAGCTGGCCCAGGAGGTCGAGCGAAAGACGGAGCGGGAGATGATCCTACAGAAGTCGCGCGACCGGTTCGGGGAGGTGATGGGCCTCGCCGACGACTTCGAGGCGCGCACCCGCGAGCACCGGCGGGAGCACGCCGAGCTGACCGAGCGGCTCCATCGCGCGGAGCTCGAGCAGGCCGAGGCCGACGGCGACAACCGCCGCCTCATCGAGCGGATCCGGAATGAATACGAGGTGGATCTGGCGACCTACGTGCCGCCGGTCGAAGGCGCGATCGCGGAGGGCGAATCCGGCGCGGAGAATGCGCTCGCCGAGGTCGAGGATGTGGATGTCGAGGCGGAGGAGGGTCGTGTTCCGGACGAGGCGATCGTCGACCGCGGGGCAGCCTCCGACACGTCCCCGGGGGCGGCTCCCGTCCTAGCCGGCGCGCCGCGGGAAGACCGCGAGGCCAGACTCCGATTCCTCGGCGAGAAGCTCCGCGCGGTGGGGCCGGTCAACCTGCTCGCGCTCCAGGATTACGATGAGCGGCGCGAGCGGCTTCGCTTCCTCACGGGGCAGAGGCAGGATCTCGACGACGCCCGCCAGTCGCTCCTCGAAGCGATCCAGAAGATCAACGGCACCGCCTCGCAGCTCTTCCTGGACACGTTCGCCCTGGTGAACACGAACTTCCAGAAGGTGTTCACCTCGCTCTTCGAGGGAGGAGAGGCCGCGCTGCTCCTGACCGGGGAAGACCCGCTCGAGGCGGAGATCGAGATCCTCGCGCGCCCGCGCGGCAAGAAGCCGCAATCGCTCTCCCTCCTCTCGGGAGGCGAGAAGGCGCTCACCGCCATAGCACTCCTCTTCGCCATCTATCTCGTCAAGCCGAGCCCCTTCTGCATCCTCGACGAGGTGGACGCGCCGCTCGACGACGCCAACATCGACCGATTCGTCCGTCTACTCCGCGAATTCAGCGAGAAGACCCAGTTCATCGTCGTGACGCACAACAAGAAGACGATGGAGGTGGCCGACTGCCTCTACGGCGTCACGATGGAGGAGCTCGGGGTCTCGAAGCTTGTCTCCGTCCGCTGGAATCGGGAGCGACCGGCCGAGATCGAGCCCGCACCGGAGGAGCTCGCGCCGGTCGAATCGTAG
- the ftsY gene encoding signal recognition particle-docking protein FtsY, producing MSFLDKITQGLQKTRDALFGRVASVFQPGRQLTDEDYETLEAALLRSDAGPATTDKILTGVKNRLSDSTFSGDPLDAMRAEIESLLRNGGRGMAEGTVSSPRVPGAIPRPHITLVIGVNGTGKTTTIAKLANRYKQGGESVLLVACDTFRAAAADQLEIWAERAGVEMVKQKPGADPAAVAFDGMARAKSRNVDRVIVDTAGRLHVKSNLMAELEKIRRVIEKALPGAPHETLLVLDATVGQNGLAQAREFDRALKLSGIALAKLDGTAKGGIVLAVADSLRTPIRWIGVGEGLDDLIPFDPAEFAAGLIRVEG from the coding sequence GTGTCGTTCCTCGACAAGATCACGCAAGGCCTGCAGAAGACCCGGGACGCGCTCTTCGGCCGGGTCGCCTCGGTCTTCCAGCCGGGGCGCCAGCTCACCGATGAGGACTACGAGACGCTCGAGGCAGCCCTCCTGCGCTCCGACGCGGGGCCCGCCACCACGGACAAGATCCTCACGGGCGTGAAAAACCGTCTCTCTGATTCCACGTTCTCCGGCGACCCGCTCGATGCCATGCGTGCCGAGATCGAGTCCCTACTGCGAAACGGGGGCCGCGGGATGGCGGAGGGGACCGTTTCTTCACCCCGTGTCCCCGGAGCCATCCCGCGGCCCCATATCACATTAGTCATCGGCGTCAATGGCACCGGCAAGACGACGACCATTGCGAAACTGGCCAATCGCTACAAGCAAGGTGGGGAATCCGTGTTGCTCGTCGCTTGCGACACCTTCCGCGCGGCGGCGGCGGACCAGCTCGAGATCTGGGCCGAGCGGGCGGGCGTGGAGATGGTGAAGCAGAAGCCGGGCGCCGACCCGGCCGCGGTCGCGTTCGACGGCATGGCGCGCGCGAAGAGCCGGAACGTCGACCGGGTGATCGTCGATACGGCGGGGCGGCTCCACGTGAAGTCGAACTTGATGGCGGAGCTGGAGAAGATCCGCCGTGTGATCGAGAAGGCGCTGCCGGGAGCGCCCCACGAGACCCTCCTCGTGCTGGACGCCACGGTGGGGCAGAACGGGCTCGCGCAGGCCCGCGAGTTCGACCGCGCGCTCAAGCTGAGCGGGATCGCGTTGGCCAAGCTGGACGGCACGGCGAAGGGCGGTATCGTGCTCGCGGTCGCCGACTCGCTCCGGACGCCGATCCGGTGGATCGGAGTGGGCGAGGGGCTGGACGATTTGATCCCCTTCGATCCCGCCGAGTTCGCCGCCGGCCTGATCCGGGTCGAGGGCTGA
- a CDS encoding DUF1295 domain-containing protein has translation MQLAEELRRAGDWLFRRRSYLPLFLLVLVHVDMLHFSYFRGSHEWDRIWELFCLGVSLVGVAIRVMTIGYRPHGTSGRNTRGQVAETLNTDGMYSVTRHPLYLGNYFNWLGLALFTHDWWLPIIVTLAFWLYYERIMFAEEAFLHEKFGETYSLWAAQTPAFWPRLRSWQPPARRFSWGTVLRGEYSGLFAIVAVFTYMELLGDLVVERRLTIDGMWVGIFAVNLMLYLTLRTLKRRG, from the coding sequence ATGCAATTGGCCGAGGAGCTCCGACGCGCGGGGGACTGGCTCTTTCGACGCCGAAGCTATCTCCCCTTGTTCCTCCTCGTCCTCGTCCACGTGGACATGCTGCACTTTTCCTATTTCCGGGGCAGCCACGAGTGGGACCGGATCTGGGAGCTCTTCTGCCTAGGCGTCTCGCTCGTCGGCGTCGCCATCCGGGTCATGACGATCGGCTACCGGCCGCACGGAACCTCGGGCCGCAACACGCGCGGCCAGGTCGCGGAAACGTTGAACACCGACGGGATGTATTCCGTAACGAGGCACCCGCTCTATCTGGGCAACTACTTCAACTGGCTCGGCCTCGCGCTCTTCACGCACGACTGGTGGCTTCCGATCATCGTCACGCTCGCCTTCTGGCTTTATTACGAGCGCATCATGTTCGCGGAGGAGGCGTTCCTCCACGAGAAGTTCGGCGAGACCTACTCGCTCTGGGCCGCGCAAACGCCGGCGTTCTGGCCGCGGCTTCGGAGCTGGCAGCCGCCGGCGCGTCGTTTTTCCTGGGGCACGGTGCTTCGGGGCGAGTATTCGGGGCTCTTCGCGATCGTGGCCGTCTTCACGTACATGGAGCTGCTCGGCGACCTCGTCGTGGAACGGCGGCTTACGATCGACGGAATGTGGGTGGGGATCTTCGCCGTGAATCTCATGCTCTACCTGACGCTCCGCACGCTGAAGCGGCGCGGGTAG
- a CDS encoding GGDEF domain-containing protein gives METTSASPATMRRAGGGDSPWRVVTDLSILFAPERPKRHAPRMPLHGEWTRPGKRKALPAPGMGSERDWISMWAWKPRAHPFRGQALRLRNRTVAKSQVKRKPKKVLDARGGGPPRGAGSGPRALCAIIGVCSRPSERAHPRRRGMNEANRIRTAFLSSLSLHEAAPEDRKRLIELTLTGIDDERRDQIAFEIAERLLDSGALERVDRFQRDGKPYVRYRIPASGETFLLAAREDTPAEELVRVSRPHWHARSRLLYRSLSHLIAVERKLFTRDERNLEYLQTDVGEILRTILASARQVLECDETRLFALNRGVEEPRHVQPVSEGEPWNRALAEEWVAKRALPVYVHDFSEPGTVQTMVDAEAMDATVHLAIAPYSPRPGSGEHRSFAMARVGEPGSPFLFALEAWSKTPGFFTDERIGILTVVGEHATDLLLTLRKLGMLVMVDELTGIYNRPYFGRQLDHELARAYREERPMSLIIADIDDFKRVNDTYGYEAGNVVLREISQTLASSVRPFDTVARWGGEEFALILSAATTKAEAKEICERLRLKVQNMAIVVPGLDGRENAVRVTMSLGGALFPADVPVTWDRSRGLDRPQREKLAHELWARANAHLRIAKERGKNQGVFAGE, from the coding sequence ATGGAGACCACCTCCGCGTCTCCGGCGACGATGCGGCGAGCTGGGGGTGGGGACTCGCCATGGCGTGTTGTAACCGATTTGTCCATTTTGTTCGCTCCTGAGCGGCCGAAGCGGCACGCTCCGAGAATGCCACTACATGGGGAATGGACGCGGCCAGGGAAACGAAAGGCGCTGCCGGCCCCGGGGATGGGTAGCGAGCGCGATTGGATTTCGATGTGGGCTTGGAAGCCACGCGCGCACCCTTTCCGTGGGCAGGCACTCCGGCTACGCAACCGAACGGTAGCAAAGTCTCAGGTCAAACGCAAGCCCAAAAAGGTCTTAGACGCTCGGGGCGGCGGTCCGCCGCGAGGGGCGGGCAGCGGCCCGAGGGCGCTATGTGCTATAATTGGCGTCTGTTCCCGTCCATCCGAGCGCGCGCATCCGAGACGTAGGGGAATGAACGAAGCAAACCGCATCCGCACGGCATTCCTTTCGTCGCTCTCGCTCCACGAGGCCGCCCCCGAAGATCGGAAGCGTCTGATCGAGCTCACCCTGACCGGGATCGACGACGAGCGCCGCGATCAGATCGCGTTCGAGATCGCGGAGCGCCTTCTCGATTCCGGCGCGCTCGAGCGGGTGGATCGCTTCCAGCGTGACGGGAAGCCGTACGTGCGATACCGGATTCCCGCGTCGGGCGAGACCTTCCTCCTTGCCGCGCGGGAGGACACCCCGGCCGAGGAGCTGGTCCGGGTCTCACGGCCCCACTGGCACGCGCGAAGCCGGCTCCTCTACCGCAGTCTTTCCCACCTGATCGCCGTCGAGCGAAAGCTCTTCACGCGCGACGAGCGAAATCTCGAATATCTCCAGACCGACGTGGGCGAGATCCTGAGAACGATCCTCGCGTCCGCCCGCCAGGTCCTCGAGTGCGACGAAACGCGCCTCTTCGCGCTCAACCGGGGCGTCGAGGAGCCGCGCCACGTGCAGCCGGTCAGCGAGGGAGAGCCCTGGAACCGGGCGCTCGCCGAGGAATGGGTGGCGAAGCGCGCCCTCCCGGTCTACGTCCATGACTTCTCCGAGCCGGGAACGGTGCAGACGATGGTCGACGCCGAGGCGATGGACGCCACGGTGCATCTCGCGATCGCGCCCTATTCGCCGCGACCCGGGTCCGGGGAGCACCGCTCGTTCGCGATGGCGCGCGTGGGAGAGCCGGGATCTCCGTTCCTGTTCGCGCTGGAGGCCTGGAGCAAGACCCCCGGATTCTTCACCGACGAGCGGATCGGAATCCTGACCGTCGTCGGGGAGCACGCCACCGACCTGCTCCTGACCCTGAGGAAGCTCGGGATGCTCGTCATGGTCGACGAGCTCACCGGGATTTACAACCGCCCGTACTTCGGACGCCAGCTGGACCACGAGCTCGCGCGCGCCTACCGCGAGGAGCGGCCCATGTCGCTCATCATCGCCGACATCGACGACTTCAAGCGCGTCAACGACACCTACGGATACGAAGCCGGGAACGTGGTGCTGCGGGAGATCTCCCAGACCTTGGCCTCGAGCGTCCGGCCGTTCGACACGGTCGCGCGCTGGGGCGGCGAGGAGTTCGCGCTGATCTTGAGCGCCGCCACGACGAAGGCCGAAGCGAAGGAGATCTGCGAGCGACTTCGGCTCAAGGTGCAGAACATGGCGATCGTCGTGCCTGGCCTGGACGGCCGCGAGAACGCCGTTCGCGTGACGATGAGCTTGGGGGGCGCCCTCTTCCCCGCCGACGTACCGGTAACCTGGGATCGCTCCCGCGGCCTGGACCGCCCCCAGCGGGAAAAGCTCGCCCACGAGCTCTGGGCGCGCGCGAACGCTCACCTCCGAATCGCGAAGGAGCGCGGCAAGAATCAGGGCGTGTTCGCGGGCGAGTAG